The Montipora foliosa isolate CH-2021 chromosome 14, ASM3666993v2, whole genome shotgun sequence genome window below encodes:
- the LOC137985586 gene encoding homeobox protein Nkx-2.8-like isoform X1, with protein MSSFSIRDILNLPEDRIRSLNSKGEDHMSIQERGGHEISTPGSDEQDEESSTQEKPKSSATQVLSSPTPSVQLESSKKEHSESNKKRKRRVLFTKAQTFVLERRFQQQRYLSAPEREELARIVNLTPAQVKIWFQNHRYKYRKQISERGPWDKPYSPLSHGALLSGPGQFCSCVSPNCSYLSSAPYQSDYLHYPTAVNSSYVQPTTFW; from the exons ATGAGTTCTTTTTCCATAAGAGACATTCTTAATCTTCCAGAGGACAGGATCCGCTCTCTCAATTCCAAAGGCGAAGATCATATGTCAATACAAGAAAGAGGAGGCCATGAAATCAGCACCCCCGGCTCAGACGAGCAAGACGAGGAATCAAGCACGCAAGAAAAACCAAAGTCAA GCGCCACACAAGTGTTGTCCTCTCCAACACCAAGCGTGCAACTTGAATCGAGCAAGAAGGAGCATTCTGAGTCTAACAAGAAGCGAAAGAGACGGGTTTTGTTCACAAAAGCGCAAACGTTTGTCTTAGAAAGAAGATTTCAACAGCAGCGATACCTTTCAGCACCCGAGCGGGAAGAGTTGGCAAGAATAGTCAATCTTACTCCAGCCCAAGTCAAAATTTGGTTTCAAAACCACAGATATAAATACCGCAAGCAAATCAGCGAGCGAGGCCCTTGGGACAAACCGTATTCACCTTTATCGCACGGAGCATTACTCAGCGGACCGGGACAATTTTGCAGCTGTGTTAGCCCTAACTGTAGCTACCTTAGTAGCGCGCCCTATCAAAGCGACTACCTTCACTATCCAACTGCCGTTAATTCATCTTACGTCCAACCAACGACGTTTTGGTAA
- the LOC137985585 gene encoding homeobox protein XENK-2-like — protein MYKNDRPLEMTSFSVKDILNLPENSIDISRSESTLASTQCSEGNSRSSSCGPIVCNQQAQESSYTNALPSPTEKPSTSATNDEVTEQDEVQDDLSDPPKKRKRRVLFSKAQTYELERRFRQQRYLSAPEREQLARIINLSPTQVKIWFQNHRYKYKKQSFEKGVLNDGAPLFTPRTVPVPVLVRDGQPCHGASVNNFGYLRHDPTDFYHFPPVTSSYTAPSNPYWNW, from the exons ATGTACAAAAACGATCGGCCGCTCGAGATGACTTCGTTCTCTGTCAAGGATATCCTTAACCTTCCAGAGAACAGTATAGATATATCGAGAAGCGAGAGTACACTTGCATCGACGCAATGCTCCGAAGGAAATTCTCGTAGTTCGTCATGTGGCCCAATCGTGTGTAATCAGCAAGCTCAAGAGAGCTCGTATACAA ATGCACTTCCGAGTCCTACAGAAAAACCTTCGACTTCAGCGACAAACGATGAAGTAACAGAACAAGACGAAGTTCAGGACGACCTAAGTGATCCGCCGAAGAAACGCAAACGCCGAGTGCTCTTCAGCAAAGCGCAAACATACGAACTTGAGAGACGTTTTCGGCAGCAGCGCTATTTATCGGCGCCCGAACGAGAGCAGCTTGCGCGGATTATCAATTTGAGTCCAACACAAGTCAAAATATGGTTTCAGAATCATCGTTataaatacaagaaacaaaGCTTTGAGAAGGGAGTGTTAAACGATGGCGCTCCTTTGTTCACACCAAGGACTGTACCGGTGCCTGTATTAGTACGAGATGGACAGCCGTGTCATGGAGCTTCGGTCAACAATTTTGGATATTTACGGCATGATCCAACGGACTTTTATCATTTTCCTCCTG
- the LOC137985586 gene encoding homeobox protein Nkx-2.2-like isoform X3: MTRRMNPEDRIRSLNSKGEDHMSIQERGGHEISTPGSDEQDEESSTQEKPKSSATQVLSSPTPSVQLESSKKEHSESNKKRKRRVLFTKAQTFVLERRFQQQRYLSAPEREELARIVNLTPAQVKIWFQNHRYKYRKQISERGPWDKPYSPLSHGALLSGPGQFCSCVSPNCSYLSSAPYQSDYLHYPTAVNSSYVQPTTFW; encoded by the exons ATGACAAGACGAATGAATCCAG AGGACAGGATCCGCTCTCTCAATTCCAAAGGCGAAGATCATATGTCAATACAAGAAAGAGGAGGCCATGAAATCAGCACCCCCGGCTCAGACGAGCAAGACGAGGAATCAAGCACGCAAGAAAAACCAAAGTCAA GCGCCACACAAGTGTTGTCCTCTCCAACACCAAGCGTGCAACTTGAATCGAGCAAGAAGGAGCATTCTGAGTCTAACAAGAAGCGAAAGAGACGGGTTTTGTTCACAAAAGCGCAAACGTTTGTCTTAGAAAGAAGATTTCAACAGCAGCGATACCTTTCAGCACCCGAGCGGGAAGAGTTGGCAAGAATAGTCAATCTTACTCCAGCCCAAGTCAAAATTTGGTTTCAAAACCACAGATATAAATACCGCAAGCAAATCAGCGAGCGAGGCCCTTGGGACAAACCGTATTCACCTTTATCGCACGGAGCATTACTCAGCGGACCGGGACAATTTTGCAGCTGTGTTAGCCCTAACTGTAGCTACCTTAGTAGCGCGCCCTATCAAAGCGACTACCTTCACTATCCAACTGCCGTTAATTCATCTTACGTCCAACCAACGACGTTTTGGTAA
- the LOC137985586 gene encoding homeobox protein Nkx-2.2-like isoform X2, with the protein MAAGLLIVYRSKEDRIRSLNSKGEDHMSIQERGGHEISTPGSDEQDEESSTQEKPKSSATQVLSSPTPSVQLESSKKEHSESNKKRKRRVLFTKAQTFVLERRFQQQRYLSAPEREELARIVNLTPAQVKIWFQNHRYKYRKQISERGPWDKPYSPLSHGALLSGPGQFCSCVSPNCSYLSSAPYQSDYLHYPTAVNSSYVQPTTFW; encoded by the exons AGGACAGGATCCGCTCTCTCAATTCCAAAGGCGAAGATCATATGTCAATACAAGAAAGAGGAGGCCATGAAATCAGCACCCCCGGCTCAGACGAGCAAGACGAGGAATCAAGCACGCAAGAAAAACCAAAGTCAA GCGCCACACAAGTGTTGTCCTCTCCAACACCAAGCGTGCAACTTGAATCGAGCAAGAAGGAGCATTCTGAGTCTAACAAGAAGCGAAAGAGACGGGTTTTGTTCACAAAAGCGCAAACGTTTGTCTTAGAAAGAAGATTTCAACAGCAGCGATACCTTTCAGCACCCGAGCGGGAAGAGTTGGCAAGAATAGTCAATCTTACTCCAGCCCAAGTCAAAATTTGGTTTCAAAACCACAGATATAAATACCGCAAGCAAATCAGCGAGCGAGGCCCTTGGGACAAACCGTATTCACCTTTATCGCACGGAGCATTACTCAGCGGACCGGGACAATTTTGCAGCTGTGTTAGCCCTAACTGTAGCTACCTTAGTAGCGCGCCCTATCAAAGCGACTACCTTCACTATCCAACTGCCGTTAATTCATCTTACGTCCAACCAACGACGTTTTGGTAA